From one Streptomyces sp. ICC1 genomic stretch:
- a CDS encoding YnfA family protein: MLVARSLALFALAALFEIGGAWLVWQGVREHKGWIWIGAGVIALGRILAAYGGILVAGSIAWGMVADGYRPDRYDVIGAPVCLAGMAVIVYAPRSH; the protein is encoded by the coding sequence GTGCTCGTCGCCCGCTCCCTCGCCCTGTTCGCCCTCGCCGCTCTGTTCGAGATCGGAGGCGCTTGGCTGGTCTGGCAGGGCGTCCGCGAACACAAGGGCTGGATCTGGATCGGCGCCGGCGTCATCGCCCTCGGCCGCATCCTCGCCGCGTACGGCGGCATCCTCGTCGCCGGGTCGATCGCCTGGGGCATGGTCGCCGACGGCTACCGCCCCGACCGCTACGACGTGATCGGCGCCCCGGTCTGCCTCGCCGGGATGGCCGTCATCGTGTACGCGCCCCGGAGCCACTGA
- a CDS encoding APC family permease — protein MATPARTSRLRAWMLEGLTAQTSSPAAKEAAAQPHGRPWWRVMCLTGLDYFSTLGYQPGIAALAAGLLSPLATIVLVLLTLFGALPVYRRVAEESPNGEGSIAMLERLLTFWKGKLFVLTLLGFAATDFLITITLSAADATAHLVENPHLTSTLHGHEVLITMIMIALLGAVFLKGFSEAIGVAVVLVAVYLGLNIVVVAVGLWNVMTEPHVITDWSDALTTEHGNPFMMIAIALIVFPKLALGLSGFETGVAVMPHVKGDPEDTVEKPAGRIRGAKKLLTTAAIIMSVFLICSSFITTLLIPAEQFKPGGEANGRALAYLAHEHLGSAFGTVYDISTILILWFAGSSAMAGLLNLMPRYLPRYGMAPHWARALRPMVIVFTLVAFLVTWIFNADVDAQGGAYATGVLVLITSAAVAVTIAARRAGERGWTIGFAIISAVFIYTTAVNVVERPDGVKIGACFIAGIMALSLLSRLARVFELRVTDVELDDMAARFIRDTANRTIRFIANEPDNRDKAEYREKVEQIRADNDIPPGDDVMFVEVTILDASEFESGMRVRGEVLHDRYRVLTLEGSSIPNALAALLLHVRDETGQRPHIYFEWTEGNPMANFLRFFLFGQGEVAPVTREVIREAEPDRTRRPHVHAG, from the coding sequence ATGGCCACCCCTGCCCGCACGTCGCGCCTGAGGGCGTGGATGCTGGAAGGCTTGACCGCGCAGACCAGTTCGCCCGCCGCCAAGGAGGCGGCGGCCCAGCCGCACGGCCGCCCGTGGTGGCGGGTCATGTGCCTGACGGGTCTGGACTACTTCTCCACCCTCGGCTACCAACCAGGCATCGCGGCGCTCGCGGCCGGCCTGCTGTCGCCGCTGGCGACCATCGTGCTCGTCCTGCTCACCCTCTTCGGCGCCCTTCCCGTCTACCGGAGGGTGGCCGAGGAGAGCCCGAACGGCGAAGGCTCCATCGCCATGCTGGAACGGCTGCTGACGTTCTGGAAGGGGAAGCTGTTCGTCCTGACCCTGCTCGGGTTCGCGGCGACCGACTTCCTCATCACCATCACCCTGTCGGCGGCCGACGCGACCGCGCACTTGGTGGAGAACCCGCACCTCACGAGCACCTTGCACGGCCACGAAGTACTGATCACCATGATCATGATCGCGCTGCTCGGGGCCGTGTTCCTCAAGGGGTTCAGCGAGGCCATCGGCGTCGCCGTGGTCCTGGTGGCCGTCTACCTCGGCCTGAACATCGTGGTCGTGGCCGTCGGCCTGTGGAACGTGATGACCGAACCGCACGTCATCACCGACTGGTCGGACGCGCTGACCACCGAACACGGCAACCCCTTCATGATGATCGCCATCGCGCTCATCGTGTTTCCGAAGCTCGCGCTCGGCCTCTCCGGGTTCGAGACCGGTGTGGCGGTCATGCCGCACGTCAAGGGCGATCCCGAAGACACCGTTGAGAAGCCGGCCGGCCGGATCCGCGGGGCGAAGAAGCTGCTGACGACCGCGGCCATCATCATGAGCGTCTTCTTGATCTGCTCCAGCTTCATCACCACACTGCTGATCCCGGCCGAACAGTTCAAGCCGGGCGGCGAGGCCAACGGCCGCGCCCTGGCCTACCTCGCCCACGAGCACCTGGGCTCCGCCTTCGGCACGGTCTACGACATCTCCACGATCCTGATCCTCTGGTTCGCGGGCTCCTCCGCGATGGCGGGCCTGCTCAACCTGATGCCGCGCTACCTGCCCCGCTACGGCATGGCCCCGCACTGGGCGCGCGCCCTGCGGCCGATGGTCATCGTATTCACGCTGGTCGCGTTCCTGGTGACCTGGATCTTCAACGCCGACGTGGACGCGCAGGGCGGTGCGTATGCCACCGGTGTCCTGGTCCTGATCACCTCGGCGGCCGTCGCCGTGACCATCGCCGCCCGCCGGGCCGGCGAGCGCGGCTGGACCATCGGCTTCGCCATCATTTCGGCCGTCTTCATCTACACCACCGCCGTGAACGTCGTCGAGCGCCCCGACGGCGTGAAGATCGGTGCCTGCTTCATCGCGGGCATCATGGCGCTCTCGCTGCTGTCCCGCCTCGCCCGCGTCTTCGAGCTGCGCGTCACCGACGTGGAACTGGACGACATGGCGGCCCGCTTCATCCGCGACACCGCCAACCGCACCATCCGGTTCATCGCCAACGAGCCGGACAACCGGGACAAGGCCGAGTACCGCGAGAAGGTCGAGCAGATCAGAGCGGACAACGACATCCCGCCCGGCGACGACGTCATGTTCGTCGAGGTCACCATCCTGGACGCATCCGAGTTCGAATCCGGCATGCGGGTACGCGGCGAAGTGCTCCACGACCGCTACCGCGTCCTGACCCTGGAGGGCTCCAGCATCCCCAACGCGCTGGCCGCCCTCCTCCTCCACGTACGCGACGAGACCGGCCAACGCCCGCACATCTACTTCGAGTGGACCGAGGGCAACCCGATGGCCAACTTCCTCCGCTTCTTCCTCTTCGGCCAGGGCGAGGTCGCCCCGGTCACCCGAGAAGTCATCCGCGAGGCCGAACCCGACCGCACCCGCCGCCCGCACGTTCACGCCGGCTGA